The proteins below are encoded in one region of Triticum aestivum cultivar Chinese Spring chromosome 1B, IWGSC CS RefSeq v2.1, whole genome shotgun sequence:
- the LOC123088993 gene encoding LOB domain-containing protein 15-like yields MSTASEWQQDHDVGKKIKSESAAEADRMMAAARRSSSLPAAGAGPGSTPSFNTMTPCAACKLLRRRCAQECPFSPFFSPLEPHKFASVHKVFGASNVSKMLLEVHESQRGDAANSLVYEANLRLRDPVYGCMGAILTLQQQVHALEAELAAVRAEILKHRYRPAAAAAASAVPNVPPSSHASQLLAAGGHRPAGSLGLAAPAVGPVASASSSTTVYATASSSTDYSSITHENVPYFG; encoded by the exons ATGTCCACTGCAAG TGAATGGCAGCAAGACCATGATGTAGGGAAGAAGATCAAGAGTGAGTCGGCGGCGGAGGCAGACCGGATGATGGCGGCGGCACGGAGGAGTAGCAGCCTGCCTGCAGCAGGCGCCGGACCAGGATCGACACCGTCGTTCAACACGATGACCCCATGTGCCGCGTGCAAGTTGCTCCGGCGGCGGTGCGCGCAGGAGTGCCCCTTCTCGCCTTTCTTCTCGCCGCTAGAGCCGCACAAGTTCGCCTCCGTTCACAAGGTCTTCGGCGCCAGCAACGTCTCCAAGATGCTTCTG GAGGTGCACGAGAGCCAGCGCGGCGACGCGGCCAACAGCCTGGTGTACGAGGCGAACCTGCGGCTCCGCGATCCCGTCTACGGCTGCATGGGCGCCATCCTCACCCTGCAGCAGCAGGTGCACGCCCTCgaggccgagctcgccgccgtccgcGCCGAGATCCTCAAGCACAGGTaccgccctgccgccgccgccgcggcgtccGCGGTGCCCAACGTGCCCCCGTCCTCGCACGCCTCCCAGCTCCTCGCCGCCGGGGGCCACCGGCCGGCTGGGTCGCTGGGGCTAGCAGCGCCGGCGGTGGGGCCTGTGGCTTCCGCGTCGTCGTCAACCACGGTGTACGCCACGGCGTCGAGCTCCACGGACTACAGCTCCATCACGCATGAGAATGTTCCATATTTTGGTTGA